The Manihot esculenta cultivar AM560-2 chromosome 1, M.esculenta_v8, whole genome shotgun sequence genome has a window encoding:
- the LOC110627260 gene encoding mitogen-activated protein kinase homolog MMK2 isoform X2: MAASSSKDSTEGAHPTKIKGVPTHGGRYVQYNVYGNLFEVSSKYVPPIRPIGRGSIGIVCAAMNSETREEVAIKKIGNAFDNKIDAKRTLREIKLLRHMDHENYFLYQLLRGLKYVHSANVLHRDLKPSNLLLNANCSLKIGDFGLARTTSDTDFTTEYVVTRWYRAPELLLNCSEYTAAIDIWSVGCILGEIMTREPLFPGKDYVHQLRLITELIGSPDDASLGFLRSDNARRYFRQLPKYKKQNFSVRFPNVSPGAADLLEKMLVFDPNKRITVDEALCHPYLSSLHDINNEPVCPRPFHFDFDHPSCTEEHIKELIWRESVKFNPDPPAY, from the exons ATGGCTGCTAGTAGTAGCAAAGACTCAACAGAGGGTGCTCATCCCACTAAAATCAAAGGAGTGCCCACACATGGTGGTCGCTATGTTCAATACAATGTGTATGGTAACTTGTTCGAGGTCTCCAGTAAGTACGTGCCTCCCATTCGCCCCATCGGTCGCGGCTCTATCGGCATTGTTTG TGCTGCTATGAATTCAGAGACACGCGAGGAAGTTGCCATTAAGAAGATTGGAAATGCATTTGACAACAAAATAGATGCCAAAAGAACATTGAGAGAAATCAAGCTTCTTCGCCACATGGATCATGAAAAT TACTTCTTGTATCAGTTGTTACGAGGACTGAAATATGTGCATTCGGCCAATGTCCTGCATCGTGATCTTAAGCCCAGCAATTTGCTTCTCAATGCAAATTGTAGTCTCAAAATTGGAGACTTTGGATTGGCAAGGACAACATCTGACACAGATTTCACAACTGAGTATGTTGTCACTCGTTGGTACCGAGCACCAGAGTTGCTCCTTAATTGTTCTGAGTACACTGCAGCAATTGATATTTGGTCTGTCGGTTGCATCCTTGGTGAAATTATGACCAGAGAGCCTTTGTTTCCTGGAAAAGATTATGTTCATCAGCTGAGGCTTATCACTGAG TTAATAGGTTCACCTGATGATGCTAGCCTTGGATTTCTCCGAAGTGATAATGCTCGAAGATATTTTAGACAGCTTCCAAAATACAAAAAGCAGAACTTCTCAGTGAGGTTTCCTAATGTGTCTCCTGGAGCTGCTGATCTGCTGGAAAAGATGCTTGTTTTTGATCCCAATAAGCGCATTACAG TTGATGAGGCACTTTGTCACCCATACTTGTCATCTCTTCATGACATCAACAACGAGCCTGTCTGTCCCAGGCCTTtccattttgattttgatcaccCATCATGTACTGAAGAGCACATCAAggagctcatctggagggaatCAGTGAAGTTCAATCCGGATCCTCCAGCTTATTAG
- the LOC110627260 gene encoding mitogen-activated protein kinase homolog MMK2 isoform X1, translating to MAASSSKDSTEGAHPTKIKGVPTHGGRYVQYNVYGNLFEVSSKYVPPIRPIGRGSIGIVCAAMNSETREEVAIKKIGNAFDNKIDAKRTLREIKLLRHMDHENVIAIRDIIRPPKKEAFNDVYIVYELMDTNLHHFIHSDQPLTCDHCQYFLYQLLRGLKYVHSANVLHRDLKPSNLLLNANCSLKIGDFGLARTTSDTDFTTEYVVTRWYRAPELLLNCSEYTAAIDIWSVGCILGEIMTREPLFPGKDYVHQLRLITELIGSPDDASLGFLRSDNARRYFRQLPKYKKQNFSVRFPNVSPGAADLLEKMLVFDPNKRITVDEALCHPYLSSLHDINNEPVCPRPFHFDFDHPSCTEEHIKELIWRESVKFNPDPPAY from the exons ATGGCTGCTAGTAGTAGCAAAGACTCAACAGAGGGTGCTCATCCCACTAAAATCAAAGGAGTGCCCACACATGGTGGTCGCTATGTTCAATACAATGTGTATGGTAACTTGTTCGAGGTCTCCAGTAAGTACGTGCCTCCCATTCGCCCCATCGGTCGCGGCTCTATCGGCATTGTTTG TGCTGCTATGAATTCAGAGACACGCGAGGAAGTTGCCATTAAGAAGATTGGAAATGCATTTGACAACAAAATAGATGCCAAAAGAACATTGAGAGAAATCAAGCTTCTTCGCCACATGGATCATGAAAAT GTTATTGCTATCAGGGATATTATACGACCACCAAAAAAGGAGGCTTTCAATGATGTGTATATTGTTTATGAATTAATGGACACTAATCTTCATCACTTTATTCATTCAGATCAGCCGCTGACTTGCGACCACTGCCAG TACTTCTTGTATCAGTTGTTACGAGGACTGAAATATGTGCATTCGGCCAATGTCCTGCATCGTGATCTTAAGCCCAGCAATTTGCTTCTCAATGCAAATTGTAGTCTCAAAATTGGAGACTTTGGATTGGCAAGGACAACATCTGACACAGATTTCACAACTGAGTATGTTGTCACTCGTTGGTACCGAGCACCAGAGTTGCTCCTTAATTGTTCTGAGTACACTGCAGCAATTGATATTTGGTCTGTCGGTTGCATCCTTGGTGAAATTATGACCAGAGAGCCTTTGTTTCCTGGAAAAGATTATGTTCATCAGCTGAGGCTTATCACTGAG TTAATAGGTTCACCTGATGATGCTAGCCTTGGATTTCTCCGAAGTGATAATGCTCGAAGATATTTTAGACAGCTTCCAAAATACAAAAAGCAGAACTTCTCAGTGAGGTTTCCTAATGTGTCTCCTGGAGCTGCTGATCTGCTGGAAAAGATGCTTGTTTTTGATCCCAATAAGCGCATTACAG TTGATGAGGCACTTTGTCACCCATACTTGTCATCTCTTCATGACATCAACAACGAGCCTGTCTGTCCCAGGCCTTtccattttgattttgatcaccCATCATGTACTGAAGAGCACATCAAggagctcatctggagggaatCAGTGAAGTTCAATCCGGATCCTCCAGCTTATTAG
- the LOC110619718 gene encoding probable polygalacturonase: protein MDAVVVIGVLLFLCTSGVDGKISPKLEFFEYPAISCRAHEASLTDFGGVGDGETSNTKVFQAAIDHLSQFSSDGGSQLYVPAGRWLTGSFNLTSHFTLYLDKDAVLIASQDESEWPVIEPLPSYGRGRDTEGGRYSSLIFGTNLTDVIITGANATIDGQGDVWWKKFRNGELNYTRPYLIEILYSSNIQISNLTLINSPSWNVHPVYSSNVVAQGLTILAPVTSPNTDGINPDSCTNTRIEDCYIVSGDDCVAVKSGWDEYGIAFGMPTKQLVIRRLTCISPFSAAIALGSEMSGGIQDVRAEDITAIDTESGVRIKTSVGRGGFVKDIYVRKMTMKTMKWVFWMTGNYGSHPDNNYDPNAIPEIKNINYRDMVAENVTMAARLEGIAGDPFTGICISNVTIGLTQKPKKLQWNCTEIAGLSSGVTPKPCDLLTDQGPGETASCNFPEDGLPIQNIEVKMCSSSRKNL from the exons ATGGATGCTGTGGTAGTAATTGGTGTTTTGCTGTTTCTTTGTACGAGTGGAGTTGATGGCAAAATAAGTCCCAAATTGGAATTCTTTGAGTATCCAGCTATAAGTTGCAGAGCTCATGAGGCATCATTGACAGATTTTGGAGGTGTTGGTGATGGAGAAACTTCAAACACTAAAGTTTTTCAAGCTGCAATTGATCATCTGAGCCAGTTCTCATCAGATGGGGGATCCCAACTCTATGTTCCTGCAGGAAGATGGTTAACTGGAAGTTTCAATCTCACTAGCCATTTCACTCTCTATCTTGACAAGGATGCTGTTCTAATTGCCTCTCAG GATGAGAGTGAATGGCCAGTGATTGAACCATTGCCATCCTATGGTAGAGGAAGAGATACAGAAGGTGGAAGGTATAGCAGTCTCATTTTCGGAACCAACCTTACTGATGTTATAATAACAG GTGCCAATGCCACAATTGATGGTCAGGGTGATGTCTGGTGGAAAAAATTCCGCAATGGAGAATTGAACTACACCAGGCCTTACCTGATTGAAATCCTGTACTCCAGTAACATTCAGATATCCAACCTCACATTGATAAACTCTCCTTCATGGAATGTGCATCCTGTTTATAGCAG cAATGTTGTTGCACAAGGCTTAACAATTCTTGCACCAGTGACTTCTCCAAACACTGACGGGATCAACCCAG ATTCATGCACCAACACCAGAATTGAGGATTGTTACATTGTCTCTGGAGATGATTGTGTGGCTGTTAAGAGTGGGTGGGATGAATATGGTATTGCATTTGGGATGCCTACAAAGCAGCTTGTAATCAGAAGGCTCACTTGCATTTCTCCATTCAGTGCAGCAATTGCATTGGGGAGTGAgatgtctggtggaatccaaGATGTCAGAGCAGAAGATATCACAGCCATTGATACAGAATCAGGAGTTAGGATCAAAACTTCTGTGGGAAGAGGAGGTTTTGTAAAGGATATATATGTGAGAAAGATGACAATGAAAACTATGAAATGGGTATTCTGGATGACAGGAAATTATGGCTCTCATCCTGACAATAACTATGATCCTAATGCAATTCCTGAGATTAAGAATATCAACTATAGGGACATGGTTGCCGAGAATGTAACAATGGCAGCTAGATTGGAGGGCATTGCTGGTGATCCCTTCACTGGAATCTGCATATCTAATGTCACCATTGGGCTCACACAAAAACCAAAGAAGCTTCAATGGAATTGCACTGAAATTGCAGGGCTTTCGAGCGGCGTGACACCTAAACCTTGTGATCTGCTCACTGACCAGGGGCCAGGGGAGACTGCATCTTGCAATTTTCCTGAAGATGGCTTACCAATACAGAATATTGAGGTAAAGATGTGCTCTTCCAGTAGAAAGAATTTGTGA
- the LOC110629920 gene encoding protein SPIRAL1-like 5 isoform X2 — protein sequence MMTNYAAMSRGGSYGGRQSSLGYLFGSEEQPTPPPSRIANLPPYGIDTISEEKPPSNSSSEKQKVSNNYHRAQGQNSGNFITDRPSTKVKSVPGGDSSLGYLFGDK from the exons ATGATGACCAA CTACGCAGCCATGAGTAGAGGTGGAAGCTACGGTGGGAGGCAGAGTTCCTTAGGATATCTTTTTGGGTCTGAAGAGCAACCAACTCCACCGCCTTCCCGGATTGCCAACCTACCCCCATATGGGATTGATACTATCTCCGAGGAGAAGCCTCCGAGCAATTCTTCATCTGAGAAACAAAAGGTCTCAAACAACTATCACCGAGCTCAAGGCCAGAATTCTGGCAACTTTATTACT GATCGACCTTCTACAAAAGTCAAGTCGGTGCCTGGAGGAGATTCATCTCTTGGGTATCTCTTTGGAGATAAGTAA